A window of the Sphaerobacter thermophilus DSM 20745 genome harbors these coding sequences:
- a CDS encoding DEAD/DEAH box helicase, which yields MHQTSDVAGIIEQFSVFYPFTLDPFQREAIETFLAGDSVMVAAPTGTGKTVVAEFGVYEAFRRGGRVMYTTPIKALSNQKFRDLRVIYGDNVGLLTGDITENADAPIVVMTTEVLRNMLLQTPWELDAVDCIIFDEVHYIADPERGTTWEEAIILCPEHIQLICLSATVSNADEIAQWISRTHRPIHLVTHYERAVPLSLYYFLDKKLHLVIDEHGRQVADFPNTGGELRRQMMRGGLSSEQRRQAEQAEPPPWEIIRALQTQDMLPAIYFLFSRRDCEDYAQRFALMRPNLVKDDKIRQEINTVVENYLSQMRLEDRELAQVQQIASLAQLGIGFHHAGLLPILKQLVEVLFSRGLMQVVFATDTLALGVNMPARSVVIGRMTKWDGRRRRPLTPNEFQQMAGRAGRRGMDERGSVVVPYSPWMSFREMLEIATGELEPVRSSFAIRYNTVLNLWDPPHGTRVRHMLQQSLSQFQTARRVREIEDLIIEVGREIDAVPQGCLIGLDGGDELLDEYRGLNATINALRGRERRLQREVHALRLNLDQRPWPEPGRQALRRAFRELPAGVIVHLRRGGWAVYLGRAASGGVGLFLTGHEVVLLAEYRQIDYLAAGEPAVEVPSQLTELEEPVEDVRPLIGQAALDEIWRQVADLELPDLDALLAEHRAQQEARLASERARLEQELREHREQLQAINTERRNHPCHTCPRRKEHQNNLKRVAQLERERAALQAELGRELTNEEERVRRLIRGIRDVLHRFGYLYRGYPTAKADTLANVFDTNGLVICEMIDRGFLDKLNPADVAEVFSWFAYDRDFRFANTYSLPNRLVLLRRRLDDLEREILMAERQNNLFITTGHNDGFYGAVRAWCHGATVSRILEQIELSEGDLVLTFNKTLDLMRQVREMLAHAMPEHPLRDVLERAEALVKRDIVEQSLAIGFLPLSQSMSGSVDDDIAADEAEIDRGD from the coding sequence ATGCACCAGACCAGCGACGTCGCGGGCATCATCGAGCAGTTTTCCGTCTTCTATCCCTTCACGCTCGACCCCTTCCAGCGCGAGGCCATCGAGACCTTCCTGGCTGGCGACTCCGTGATGGTCGCCGCCCCGACCGGCACCGGCAAGACGGTCGTCGCGGAGTTCGGCGTCTACGAGGCGTTCCGCCGCGGCGGCCGGGTGATGTACACGACCCCGATCAAAGCGCTGAGCAATCAGAAGTTCCGCGACCTGCGGGTCATCTACGGCGACAACGTCGGGCTGCTCACCGGCGACATCACCGAGAACGCCGACGCACCGATCGTCGTGATGACTACGGAAGTCCTCCGCAACATGCTGCTGCAGACCCCGTGGGAACTCGACGCGGTCGACTGCATCATCTTCGACGAGGTCCACTACATCGCCGACCCGGAGCGGGGCACCACCTGGGAAGAGGCGATCATCCTCTGCCCGGAGCACATTCAGCTCATTTGCCTCTCGGCCACCGTCTCTAACGCCGACGAGATCGCCCAGTGGATCAGCCGCACCCATCGCCCGATCCATTTGGTGACCCACTACGAGCGTGCGGTACCACTCTCGCTCTATTACTTCCTCGACAAGAAGTTGCACCTGGTCATCGACGAGCACGGGCGCCAGGTGGCGGACTTCCCCAACACCGGCGGCGAGTTGCGGCGCCAGATGATGCGCGGCGGGCTCTCCTCCGAGCAGCGGCGCCAGGCCGAGCAGGCCGAGCCGCCGCCCTGGGAGATCATCCGGGCGCTTCAGACTCAGGACATGCTCCCGGCGATCTATTTCCTCTTCAGCCGGCGCGACTGCGAGGACTATGCGCAGCGCTTCGCCCTGATGCGACCTAACCTGGTCAAAGACGACAAGATCCGGCAGGAGATCAACACGGTCGTCGAGAACTACCTCAGCCAGATGCGCCTTGAGGACCGCGAGCTGGCGCAGGTCCAGCAGATCGCGTCGTTGGCGCAGCTCGGCATCGGCTTCCACCACGCCGGGCTCCTGCCGATCCTGAAGCAGCTCGTTGAGGTGCTCTTCAGCCGGGGATTGATGCAGGTCGTCTTCGCAACGGACACCCTCGCCCTCGGCGTGAACATGCCGGCCCGCAGCGTGGTCATCGGCCGGATGACCAAGTGGGACGGCCGTCGCCGTCGCCCGCTCACCCCCAATGAGTTCCAGCAGATGGCCGGGCGAGCAGGCCGGCGTGGCATGGACGAGCGCGGCTCGGTCGTGGTCCCCTACAGTCCCTGGATGAGCTTCCGCGAGATGCTGGAGATCGCCACCGGCGAGCTGGAGCCGGTGCGAAGCTCGTTCGCCATCCGCTACAACACGGTCCTCAACCTGTGGGACCCGCCGCACGGCACCCGCGTGCGGCACATGCTCCAGCAGAGCCTGTCGCAGTTCCAGACGGCGCGGCGGGTGCGCGAGATCGAGGACCTCATCATCGAGGTCGGCCGCGAGATCGATGCGGTGCCCCAGGGGTGCCTCATCGGCCTCGACGGCGGGGACGAGCTGCTTGACGAATACCGCGGCCTAAACGCCACGATCAATGCTCTCCGCGGGCGCGAGCGGCGCCTCCAGCGCGAGGTGCACGCACTGCGGCTCAACCTGGATCAGCGCCCCTGGCCTGAGCCGGGACGGCAGGCGCTGCGTCGCGCCTTCCGCGAACTCCCGGCCGGGGTCATCGTCCACCTTCGCCGAGGCGGCTGGGCCGTCTACCTTGGCCGTGCCGCGAGCGGCGGGGTTGGTCTCTTCCTCACCGGCCACGAGGTGGTGCTCCTCGCCGAGTACCGCCAGATCGACTACCTCGCGGCGGGAGAGCCGGCCGTCGAGGTGCCCTCACAGTTGACTGAGCTTGAAGAGCCGGTCGAGGACGTTCGGCCGCTGATCGGTCAGGCGGCCCTCGACGAGATCTGGCGGCAGGTCGCCGACCTCGAACTCCCCGACCTGGATGCCCTGCTCGCGGAGCATCGCGCGCAGCAGGAGGCGCGACTTGCGTCGGAGCGCGCCCGGCTGGAGCAGGAGCTGCGCGAGCATCGCGAGCAGCTCCAGGCCATCAACACGGAACGCCGAAACCACCCGTGCCACACCTGCCCGCGCCGCAAGGAGCACCAGAACAACCTGAAGCGCGTGGCGCAGCTTGAACGCGAGCGCGCCGCGCTCCAGGCCGAGCTCGGCCGCGAGCTAACCAACGAAGAAGAGCGGGTACGCCGACTCATCCGCGGCATCCGCGACGTGCTCCACCGGTTCGGGTACCTCTACCGCGGTTACCCGACGGCCAAGGCGGACACGCTCGCCAACGTCTTCGACACCAACGGCCTGGTCATTTGCGAGATGATCGACCGCGGCTTCCTCGACAAGCTCAACCCGGCCGACGTCGCCGAGGTCTTCTCCTGGTTCGCCTACGACCGCGATTTCCGCTTCGCCAACACCTACTCACTGCCGAACCGCCTCGTCCTGCTCCGGCGCCGCCTGGACGACCTTGAGCGCGAGATCCTGATGGCCGAGCGCCAGAACAACCTCTTCATCACGACCGGTCACAACGACGGTTTCTACGGAGCGGTTCGCGCGTGGTGCCATGGCGCCACCGTGTCGCGCATCCTGGAGCAGATCGAGTTGAGCGAGGGCGACCTCGTTCTCACCTTCAACAAGACGCTCGACCTGATGCGCCAGGTCCGTGAGATGCTCGCCCACGCCATGCCCGAACACCCGCTGCGCGACGTGCTGGAGCGTGCCGAGGCGCTGGTCAAGCGCGACATCGTCGAGCAGTCGCTCGCGATCGGCTTCCTGCCGCTCTCTCAGTCGATGTCCGGATCGGTCGACGACGACATCGCCGCCGACGAGGCAGAGATCGACCGAGGCGACTGA
- a CDS encoding glycosyltransferase family 4 protein: MRVGVLGHLLSFAPGYRQAGVSRYIEFLLRALPAAAPDIEAVVFTGPQAGDCRESFPASLQWRPSRVPTGRPEVRILWEQVAGPLVLRRAGVDLVHGPVNVMPLLDGLPGVVTVHDLAFRIYPEQYPRAKQRYLDLLTGLSVRRAARVITVSESTRRDVLRFYRVDPERVVTVPNGVDPSLAPVTDEERLAAFRQEHGLPDQFILFLGTLQPRKNLVGLLRAYARVQARLDAPLVVAGGKGWMYEPVFAEVRALGVEDRVIFAGYADPEDLPLWYSAATVFVYPSLYEGFGLPVLEAMACGAPVITSGTSSLPEVAGDAALLVDPRDVDALAAAIERLMGDATLRAELRERGLARAREFSWERTARETAAVYRAACDAGRVEERSEV; this comes from the coding sequence GTGCGGGTTGGAGTCCTTGGACATCTCCTCTCGTTTGCCCCGGGGTATCGGCAGGCGGGCGTGAGCCGCTACATCGAGTTCCTGCTGCGAGCGCTCCCGGCGGCCGCGCCGGATATCGAGGCGGTGGTATTCACCGGGCCGCAGGCGGGAGATTGCCGCGAGAGCTTCCCTGCGTCGCTACAGTGGCGGCCAAGCCGCGTGCCGACCGGGAGGCCGGAGGTGCGCATCCTCTGGGAGCAGGTGGCCGGGCCTCTGGTGCTGCGGCGAGCGGGCGTCGATCTGGTCCACGGGCCGGTGAACGTAATGCCGTTGCTGGATGGCCTGCCGGGCGTGGTGACGGTGCACGATCTGGCGTTCCGCATCTACCCGGAGCAGTATCCGCGGGCGAAGCAGCGCTATCTCGACCTGCTCACCGGCCTGTCGGTGCGCCGTGCCGCGCGGGTCATCACGGTCTCGGAGAGCACGCGCCGCGACGTGCTGCGGTTCTACCGCGTCGATCCGGAACGGGTCGTGACGGTGCCGAACGGCGTCGACCCGTCGCTCGCGCCGGTGACCGACGAAGAACGGCTGGCGGCGTTCCGACAGGAGCACGGCCTGCCCGACCAGTTCATTCTGTTCCTCGGCACGCTCCAGCCGCGCAAGAATCTGGTGGGCTTGCTCCGGGCCTATGCGCGGGTGCAGGCGAGGCTCGATGCGCCGTTGGTAGTGGCCGGCGGCAAGGGGTGGATGTACGAGCCGGTATTCGCCGAGGTCCGGGCGCTCGGCGTCGAGGACCGGGTCATCTTCGCGGGGTACGCCGACCCGGAGGATCTGCCGCTCTGGTACAGCGCCGCCACGGTCTTCGTTTACCCTTCCCTGTACGAGGGCTTTGGCCTGCCGGTGCTCGAGGCCATGGCCTGCGGCGCGCCCGTGATCACGTCGGGCACGTCGTCGCTGCCCGAGGTGGCGGGTGATGCGGCGCTGCTGGTCGACCCGCGCGATGTCGATGCGCTGGCGGCGGCGATCGAGCGGCTCATGGGAGATGCTACGCTGCGGGCTGAGCTGCGGGAGCGCGGGCTGGCGCGGGCGCGGGAGTTCTCCTGGGAACGGACGGCGCGGGAGACCGCGGCGGTGTACCGCGCCGCGTGCGACGCGGGTCGGGTGGAGGAGAGGAGCGAGGTGTAG
- the thiL gene encoding thiamine-phosphate kinase, whose translation MRVPSGGRPVKEVGEFPLIDMIDGVVSATLPRRLRMGIGDDAAVWRPRPGRDLVFTTDILVQNVHFRLDWMDWQAVGHKALAVNLSDVAAMGAQPRLALVSLALTGSERDREVTDLFRGMNALGRRHGVVVAGGDLSASPNGVIVSVTVIGETSAGRRAVMTRDGARPGDIIGVTGPLGMAAAGLRVFQQQLLTLDGNPAMREAYSRPKPRVREGRLLARAGVRAAMDLSDGLLGDLPKMCQASGVSAVIDIARVPIPNAIKWNFDDWFDLALRGGEDYELLFTAPPAVFARVCRAFRLAGLHGPWRIGEIVKAGAKGPEVKIREASGKVEEVESGAYTHWG comes from the coding sequence ATGCGCGTGCCGTCCGGCGGCCGGCCGGTCAAGGAGGTCGGCGAGTTTCCCCTCATCGACATGATCGACGGTGTCGTCAGCGCCACACTGCCGCGGCGGCTTCGGATGGGCATCGGCGACGACGCAGCCGTCTGGCGCCCACGGCCGGGCCGCGACCTCGTCTTCACCACCGACATCCTCGTGCAGAACGTCCACTTCCGCCTCGACTGGATGGACTGGCAGGCGGTGGGGCACAAGGCACTGGCGGTCAATCTCAGCGACGTGGCGGCCATGGGCGCCCAGCCAAGACTGGCTCTCGTCTCGCTCGCACTGACGGGCTCGGAGCGCGACCGTGAGGTGACGGATCTGTTCCGGGGCATGAACGCGCTCGGAAGGCGGCACGGCGTCGTGGTGGCGGGTGGGGACTTGAGCGCGTCCCCGAACGGCGTGATCGTGTCGGTCACCGTCATCGGGGAGACGTCCGCCGGCCGTCGCGCGGTGATGACGCGCGACGGAGCGAGGCCCGGGGACATCATCGGCGTCACCGGGCCGCTGGGGATGGCCGCAGCCGGGCTGCGGGTGTTCCAGCAGCAACTCCTGACGCTCGACGGTAACCCGGCCATGCGAGAGGCGTACAGCCGGCCGAAGCCGCGCGTTCGCGAGGGGCGGCTCCTGGCCCGCGCCGGTGTGCGAGCTGCGATGGACCTCAGCGACGGACTGTTGGGCGACCTGCCGAAGATGTGCCAGGCCAGCGGCGTCTCAGCCGTGATTGACATCGCGCGTGTGCCCATTCCGAACGCGATCAAGTGGAACTTCGATGACTGGTTCGACCTGGCCCTGCGCGGCGGCGAGGACTACGAGTTGCTCTTCACCGCGCCGCCGGCGGTGTTCGCGCGGGTGTGCCGGGCGTTCCGCCTTGCCGGGCTGCATGGACCGTGGCGCATCGGCGAGATCGTCAAGGCCGGTGCGAAGGGCCCCGAGGTGAAGATCCGCGAGGCGAGCGGCAAGGTCGAAGAGGTCGAATCAGGAGCGTACACCCACTGGGGCTAG
- a CDS encoding amidase: MDAIDLCYLPATELRRLYAERALSPVEVTRAVLERIERLNPTLNAFITVTPDLAMDQALAAERDYAAGRADRPLLGVPISIKDLSVTRGIRTTRGSLVWKDWVPDFDAPFVERLYAAGGVMLGKTNTPELGWKGDSGNRVIGPTHNPWKHGRTAGGSSGGAGAAVAAGLGPLAQGSDGAGSIRIPSAFCGIFGLKPSFGLIPSYPPSAVESLSHIGPMTRTVRDAALMLDVMAGFDPRDRLSLDPKIPSFVAACDGGVAGLRVAWSRDMGYAVVDPEIGDIAARAAAVFRDLGCEVEEVNPGWDDPFQILDAIWSTAMAGVFRDNFEQVRDQLDPGLVRVIEAGRQVSGVDLAAAMQRRSQFVDQVRRFMERYDLLLTPTMPLAAFRAGDDNPGEIAGQPVTRLSWTPFTYPFNLTGQPAATVPAGFTEAGLPVGLQIVGRLRDDATVLRAAAAFEEARPWADRRPPVD, from the coding sequence GTGGACGCGATCGATCTGTGCTACCTGCCGGCGACGGAACTGCGGCGACTGTACGCGGAGCGTGCGCTGTCACCGGTCGAGGTGACCCGAGCGGTGCTGGAGCGCATCGAGCGACTCAACCCGACCCTGAACGCGTTCATTACCGTCACGCCTGACCTGGCGATGGACCAGGCACTGGCGGCCGAGCGAGACTACGCCGCAGGGCGGGCCGACAGACCGCTCCTCGGCGTGCCGATTTCGATCAAGGACCTGTCCGTGACCCGTGGGATTCGGACCACGCGCGGCTCACTGGTATGGAAAGACTGGGTGCCCGACTTCGACGCCCCGTTTGTCGAACGCCTCTACGCTGCCGGAGGCGTCATGCTCGGCAAGACCAACACTCCCGAGCTGGGATGGAAGGGTGACTCGGGGAACCGGGTGATCGGCCCCACGCACAACCCGTGGAAGCACGGTCGGACGGCGGGGGGCTCCAGTGGAGGCGCCGGGGCAGCCGTGGCGGCCGGGTTGGGTCCGCTCGCGCAGGGCAGCGACGGCGCCGGGTCGATCCGCATCCCTTCGGCCTTCTGCGGGATCTTCGGCCTCAAGCCATCCTTCGGCCTGATCCCCTCTTACCCGCCGAGTGCAGTCGAGTCGTTGTCGCACATCGGACCGATGACGCGCACCGTGCGCGATGCCGCGCTGATGCTCGACGTGATGGCGGGCTTCGACCCGCGCGACCGGCTGTCTCTCGATCCCAAGATTCCCAGCTTCGTGGCGGCCTGTGACGGCGGTGTGGCCGGGCTGCGCGTCGCCTGGAGCCGGGACATGGGCTACGCCGTGGTTGACCCGGAGATCGGCGACATCGCAGCCAGGGCGGCGGCGGTCTTCAGGGACCTCGGCTGCGAGGTCGAGGAAGTGAATCCCGGATGGGATGATCCCTTCCAGATCCTCGACGCGATCTGGAGCACCGCGATGGCGGGCGTGTTCCGTGACAACTTCGAGCAGGTGCGCGACCAGCTCGACCCCGGCCTGGTGCGGGTGATCGAGGCCGGGCGCCAGGTGAGCGGGGTGGACCTCGCCGCGGCGATGCAGCGGCGTAGCCAGTTCGTGGATCAGGTGCGGCGGTTCATGGAGCGCTATGACCTGCTCCTGACCCCGACCATGCCCCTCGCTGCGTTCCGGGCCGGTGACGATAATCCGGGCGAGATCGCCGGGCAGCCGGTGACCCGTCTGAGCTGGACGCCGTTTACCTACCCGTTCAATCTCACGGGGCAGCCTGCGGCGACGGTGCCCGCCGGATTTACCGAGGCGGGGCTGCCGGTCGGGCTACAGATCGTCGGCCGCCTGCGGGACGACGCGACGGTCCTGCGCGCGGCCGCGGCGTTTGAGGAAGCGCGCCCGTGGGCAGACCGGCGTCCACCGGTCGACTGA
- a CDS encoding ABC transporter ATP-binding protein: MVQAVAPDRTRSSASVAERPPVLRATGLRKRYGNHDAVRGVSFTVHAGEVYGFLGPNGSGKSTTIAMILGLVEPTEGTIDLFGLGPERRGEALSRVGAIIERPTFYPYLSGFDNLSVLAALRGGIPSRRIHEVLELVGLSEAGKKPFGKYSLGMKQRLGIAWTLIHDPELIILDEPTNGLDPAGMMEVRHLILRLSEAGKTIFLSSHLLNEVEQVCDRVAILRRGEVVLEGSVAELTARGQQTLVRVDDPLRATDILRNLPVVQHVEERDGALIVRATDGERAALTAALVQAGVAVEEVRPVGNTLEEAFLEITGELGSEVRRG, encoded by the coding sequence ATGGTGCAAGCAGTTGCGCCGGACCGCACGCGAAGCTCGGCATCCGTGGCCGAGCGCCCGCCGGTGCTGCGCGCTACCGGCCTCCGCAAGCGCTACGGCAACCACGATGCAGTGCGCGGTGTCAGCTTCACGGTTCATGCTGGAGAGGTCTACGGCTTCCTGGGACCGAACGGCTCGGGGAAGTCGACCACCATCGCGATGATCCTGGGGCTGGTCGAGCCGACTGAGGGCACGATCGACCTCTTCGGGCTCGGGCCGGAGCGGCGGGGCGAGGCGTTGTCGCGCGTCGGGGCGATCATCGAGCGGCCGACCTTCTATCCGTATCTGTCCGGGTTCGACAACCTGTCGGTGCTGGCGGCGCTGCGCGGCGGAATCCCTTCCCGGCGGATCCATGAGGTGCTGGAACTGGTCGGCCTTTCCGAGGCGGGCAAGAAGCCGTTCGGCAAGTACTCCCTCGGCATGAAGCAGCGGCTCGGGATCGCCTGGACATTGATCCACGATCCGGAGTTGATCATCCTCGACGAGCCGACCAACGGTCTCGATCCGGCCGGGATGATGGAGGTGCGTCACCTCATCCTCCGGCTGTCCGAGGCGGGCAAGACCATCTTTCTCTCGTCCCACTTGCTAAACGAAGTCGAGCAGGTATGCGACCGGGTGGCGATCCTCCGCCGCGGCGAGGTGGTCCTGGAAGGGTCGGTGGCCGAGTTGACCGCACGGGGTCAGCAGACGCTGGTGCGGGTGGACGATCCTCTTCGGGCCACGGACATCCTGCGGAATCTCCCCGTGGTGCAGCACGTGGAGGAGCGGGACGGTGCGCTGATCGTGCGAGCGACGGATGGCGAGCGGGCCGCGTTGACGGCCGCGTTGGTGCAGGCCGGTGTCGCGGTTGAGGAGGTCCGGCCGGTCGGAAATACCCTCGAGGAAGCGTTCCTCGAGATTACAGGAGAACTGGGGAGCGAGGTGCGGCGTGGCTAG
- a CDS encoding ABC transporter permease, giving the protein MASGTNTLTAATLSASDAIRGRPGVAALTRMELGKLRKRPMTKVTFGLGILAAVGFMVLVLVAGTDGSREAFVFPNIVEDSFQLIQLMGNMTLPVIGAAIAGSEYGWGTMRLLLATGVGRGPLFAAKLLALLVVDLLFVLMMAVLICVEAACSGWLGGYEQDLSVIDGAWVADAVQLFATTTGLLFFLVIVAFGVAMLGRSMAAGIAVGIGLPIAQQIAAVIAPAVFGRLGELMVDFFPNTSFQALAMRAGFDPAPAEGLLSPERAIATLVGYSVLILGVAALVFWRRDVPSGD; this is encoded by the coding sequence GTGGCTAGTGGAACCAATACCCTGACCGCGGCGACGCTGAGCGCAAGCGACGCGATCCGTGGCCGCCCGGGCGTCGCCGCACTGACGCGGATGGAGCTAGGGAAGCTCCGGAAGCGTCCCATGACCAAGGTGACGTTCGGTCTCGGGATCCTGGCGGCGGTGGGCTTTATGGTGCTCGTGCTCGTCGCCGGGACCGACGGCTCGCGTGAGGCGTTCGTCTTCCCCAACATCGTTGAGGACAGCTTCCAACTGATTCAGCTCATGGGGAACATGACCCTCCCGGTGATCGGTGCAGCCATTGCCGGGTCCGAGTACGGCTGGGGCACGATGCGCCTTCTCCTGGCGACGGGCGTGGGACGTGGCCCCCTGTTCGCGGCGAAGTTGCTGGCGCTCCTGGTGGTCGACCTGCTCTTCGTCCTGATGATGGCGGTGCTCATCTGCGTGGAGGCCGCATGCAGCGGGTGGCTCGGCGGATACGAGCAGGACCTGAGCGTCATCGACGGTGCCTGGGTGGCGGATGCCGTGCAACTTTTCGCGACGACCACCGGGCTGCTCTTCTTCCTCGTCATCGTGGCGTTTGGTGTGGCTATGCTCGGACGCTCGATGGCGGCCGGAATCGCGGTCGGGATTGGCTTGCCGATCGCGCAGCAGATCGCTGCCGTGATCGCTCCGGCGGTCTTCGGCCGATTGGGCGAGCTGATGGTCGACTTCTTTCCGAACACGAGCTTCCAGGCGCTAGCGATGCGGGCCGGATTTGATCCCGCGCCGGCGGAAGGCTTGCTCAGCCCTGAGCGGGCGATCGCGACGCTCGTCGGCTACAGCGTGCTGATCCTCGGCGTTGCGGCACTCGTGTTCTGGCGGCGTGATGTCCCCTCCGGTGACTAG
- a CDS encoding response regulator transcription factor has translation MADIVVVEDERELATLVERALREEGHRVEVIRDGAAALERLTGPGQPEPDLIVLDLMLPNVDGLEICRRVRQSKITPILMLTARSTELDRVLGLELGADDYLTKPFSLRELQARVSAILRRVEMMRALSRTEDGTTRIDHGDLTIDPLSREVTSRGQPVHLTAKEFDLLHLLAANPGRVFSRDYLLHRVWGEDYVGVDRTVDTHILRLRKKLGGPGSPAERIVTLWGVGYKYERPRDGGA, from the coding sequence GTGGCGGATATTGTCGTCGTCGAGGACGAGCGGGAGTTGGCGACCCTGGTTGAGCGGGCGCTGCGTGAGGAGGGGCACCGGGTCGAGGTCATCCGCGATGGGGCTGCGGCGCTTGAGCGGCTGACCGGTCCTGGCCAGCCGGAGCCGGACCTGATCGTGCTCGATCTGATGCTCCCCAACGTTGACGGGCTGGAGATCTGCCGCCGTGTGCGGCAGTCGAAGATCACGCCGATCCTGATGCTGACGGCCCGGTCGACGGAGCTGGACCGTGTGCTCGGTCTGGAGCTCGGCGCGGATGACTATCTGACCAAGCCCTTCTCGCTGCGGGAGCTGCAGGCGCGCGTCTCGGCGATCCTGCGCCGGGTGGAGATGATGCGGGCGCTCTCGCGCACCGAGGACGGCACGACGCGGATCGATCACGGCGACCTGACGATCGATCCCCTCTCGCGGGAAGTGACGTCGCGCGGGCAACCGGTGCACCTGACGGCCAAAGAGTTCGACCTCTTGCACCTCCTGGCGGCCAACCCCGGGCGGGTCTTCAGCCGCGACTACCTCCTGCATCGCGTCTGGGGTGAGGACTACGTCGGCGTCGATCGAACGGTGGACACGCATATCCTCCGGCTGCGCAAGAAGCTGGGCGGACCGGGTAGCCCGGCCGAGCGGATCGTTACCTTGTGGGGCGTCGGCTACAAGTACGAACGACCGCGTGACGGAGGGGCGTGA